From one Rhizobium sp. CIAT894 genomic stretch:
- a CDS encoding AsmA-like C-terminal domain-containing protein — protein MSAIRGEKVTFRKKDIVALDRLPSAQAEDPIIVHCPPPRSPMRRTAKLTLGFLGLILLILAAIVFTVESGMFDKPLSQQAQAALNGVAGPRYRAEVGSTVIRFTSDFRLALEARNVNMIDQESGQHLSTTGSVRLGLDPLQLFRGRIAVSDIEAEDIALDTALLPSGNPIKLDDLRIDAMPAAMERIFSQFDMFDSIVTRGSTNSVRISGINIKLADTANGPLSLVVDNLVFAHAGPSSLQLSGEVALNGEVAELDVLAEKEDGHVSKVVATLKHADLTPFALKRNDQGVIRQGLNAFADLTVSATRARDSVQPALAATLDIGSGLIYADGDAQELSGGQINLVYDFDKQTLEIARSNARFGATTVPINGALIDLDKLDPQAGKGFGIDLLVSGGTAAPGGSGEQPIAFDIQATGRYLVAGREFLFPNMTVSSPLGALYGALHVRLGGKSPEISFAGQSAQMQTTAIKQLWPFWMAPKVRTWVHGNLFGGTVTNASISVFIPFGRLDEAAGGKGLKLDANQIRIGFDIAGARMNVAGDIPPVRDMAAHFDLTGPTATIAIKSGTSFFPSGRSVGLGQGTFAIPATYDKPLMADIDLAISGTADAVGELLTYRPIRVLQRAGFTPEDFKGRIEANVKAHFGLLSSQNPPPAEWTAAMKLTDIDLAKPFSGRTISNLDGTLNGNPKQITLDAKAQIDGVPADIDLAEPVEASDSAKRQRVITATLSEEQRNKLIPGLSGIVGGSVKMVLTRIDDDRQDVQLDLTRSQLDLPWIGWSKGSGIAASAEFETSGPADNTQIKNFRLKGDGFGATGSLNVGKAGLISADFDSVKLSSLDDFALSVKRSKGNFDVSVSGDSADARPVIARLKSGSGDGDDNGDGGDTGVSVRARLKNVIGFNDEKIGNFQAQVSLRGDKLQTLNFSAVTDSGEAVVSQMKDGGVINITSGDAGAVSRFADLYQHMQGGLLNLAIRLSPQGGWDGSLDVRRFAIVNEQRLRSIVSTPVGSEQRSLNEAVKRDIDTSSQRFQRGFARVVSRDGMVGIENGVLRGDQIGATFQGVVRDRKGNMDMTGTFMPAYGLNRLFAELPLIGVILGNGSDRGLIGITFKLTGKFDQPNLQINPLSIIAPGVFRQIFEFQ, from the coding sequence ATGTCAGCCATCCGCGGCGAAAAGGTCACGTTTCGCAAGAAGGATATCGTTGCGCTGGACCGCTTGCCGTCCGCCCAGGCCGAGGATCCGATCATCGTCCATTGCCCACCGCCGCGTTCGCCCATGCGGCGCACGGCGAAGCTGACCTTGGGATTTCTGGGACTGATTCTGCTTATCCTTGCTGCCATCGTCTTCACCGTCGAGAGCGGCATGTTCGACAAGCCGCTCTCGCAGCAGGCGCAGGCAGCGTTGAACGGCGTCGCCGGACCGCGCTATCGCGCCGAGGTCGGCTCCACCGTCATCCGCTTCACCTCGGACTTCCGGCTGGCGCTGGAAGCGCGCAACGTCAACATGATCGACCAGGAGAGCGGTCAGCACCTGTCGACGACGGGTTCGGTGCGCCTCGGGCTCGATCCGCTGCAGCTTTTCCGCGGCCGCATCGCCGTTTCGGACATCGAAGCGGAGGATATCGCCCTCGATACGGCGCTTCTTCCCTCGGGCAATCCCATCAAACTCGACGATCTGCGCATCGACGCCATGCCGGCGGCGATGGAAAGGATCTTTTCGCAGTTCGATATGTTCGACAGCATCGTGACGCGCGGCTCGACGAATTCGGTGCGCATCTCCGGCATAAACATCAAGCTTGCCGATACCGCCAATGGTCCGCTGTCGCTTGTCGTCGACAATCTCGTCTTTGCCCATGCCGGCCCATCCTCGCTGCAATTGAGCGGCGAAGTCGCGCTCAACGGTGAGGTGGCCGAACTCGATGTGCTCGCCGAGAAGGAAGACGGCCACGTGTCGAAGGTCGTGGCGACGCTGAAGCATGCCGATCTCACGCCCTTTGCGTTGAAACGCAACGATCAGGGCGTGATACGCCAGGGGCTCAACGCCTTTGCCGACCTGACGGTGTCGGCCACCAGGGCGCGCGATAGCGTGCAGCCGGCGCTGGCAGCGACGCTCGATATCGGTTCCGGCCTGATCTATGCGGATGGCGATGCGCAGGAGCTGTCCGGCGGGCAGATCAACCTCGTCTACGATTTCGACAAGCAGACGCTCGAAATTGCCCGGTCGAACGCCCGGTTCGGCGCGACCACCGTGCCGATCAACGGCGCGCTGATCGATCTCGACAAGCTCGATCCGCAGGCCGGAAAGGGCTTCGGCATCGACCTTCTGGTCAGTGGCGGCACGGCAGCCCCCGGCGGCTCCGGCGAGCAGCCGATCGCCTTCGACATCCAGGCGACCGGGCGCTACCTAGTTGCCGGGCGGGAATTCCTGTTTCCCAACATGACCGTCTCCAGCCCGCTCGGCGCGCTTTACGGAGCACTGCACGTCAGGCTCGGCGGCAAATCGCCGGAGATCAGTTTTGCCGGCCAGTCGGCACAGATGCAGACGACGGCGATCAAGCAGCTGTGGCCGTTCTGGATGGCGCCCAAGGTGCGCACCTGGGTGCACGGCAACCTCTTCGGCGGCACCGTCACCAATGCCTCCATCTCCGTCTTCATTCCCTTCGGCAGGCTGGACGAGGCGGCCGGCGGCAAGGGGTTGAAGCTCGACGCCAACCAGATCCGCATCGGCTTCGACATCGCGGGAGCGCGGATGAATGTCGCCGGCGACATTCCGCCGGTTCGCGACATGGCGGCCCATTTCGACCTGACCGGCCCCACTGCGACGATCGCGATCAAGAGCGGCACGTCGTTTTTCCCCTCCGGCCGGTCTGTCGGTCTCGGGCAGGGAACCTTCGCCATACCCGCAACCTACGATAAGCCGCTGATGGCCGATATCGATCTGGCGATCTCAGGGACAGCGGACGCCGTCGGCGAGCTTCTGACCTACCGGCCGATCCGCGTGCTGCAGCGCGCCGGCTTTACGCCCGAGGATTTCAAGGGGCGGATCGAGGCGAATGTGAAGGCGCATTTCGGCCTGCTCTCCTCGCAGAACCCGCCGCCGGCCGAATGGACGGCGGCCATGAAGCTCACAGATATCGATCTTGCCAAGCCGTTTTCCGGCCGCACGATCAGCAATCTCGACGGCACGCTGAACGGCAACCCGAAACAGATCACGCTGGACGCCAAGGCCCAGATCGACGGCGTCCCCGCCGATATCGATCTTGCCGAACCGGTCGAGGCATCCGACAGCGCAAAGCGGCAGCGGGTGATCACCGCGACGCTTTCCGAGGAGCAGCGCAACAAGCTGATACCCGGCCTTTCCGGTATCGTCGGCGGCAGCGTCAAGATGGTGCTGACGCGGATCGACGACGACCGCCAGGACGTGCAGCTCGACCTTACCCGGTCGCAACTCGACCTGCCGTGGATCGGCTGGTCGAAGGGCAGCGGCATTGCAGCGTCGGCCGAATTCGAAACATCCGGCCCGGCCGACAATACCCAGATCAAGAACTTCCGGCTGAAGGGCGACGGTTTCGGCGCTACAGGATCGCTGAACGTCGGCAAGGCCGGGCTGATCTCGGCCGATTTCGACAGTGTCAAACTCTCCTCGCTTGACGATTTCGCCCTGTCGGTGAAACGCAGCAAGGGGAATTTTGATGTCTCGGTCTCCGGCGACAGCGCCGATGCGCGGCCTGTGATCGCGCGGTTGAAATCGGGCTCGGGCGATGGCGATGATAATGGGGATGGTGGCGACACCGGCGTATCGGTGCGCGCCCGGCTGAAAAACGTTATCGGTTTCAACGATGAGAAGATCGGCAACTTCCAGGCGCAGGTGTCGCTGCGCGGCGACAAGCTGCAGACGCTGAACTTTTCCGCTGTTACCGACAGCGGCGAGGCGGTGGTCAGCCAGATGAAGGATGGCGGCGTCATCAACATCACCAGCGGCGATGCCGGCGCCGTCTCGCGTTTCGCTGACCTCTATCAGCATATGCAGGGCGGCCTGCTCAATCTGGCGATCCGGCTTTCTCCTCAGGGCGGCTGGGACGGTTCGCTCGACGTGCGCCGTTTTGCGATCGTCAACGAACAACGGCTGCGCTCGATCGTCTCGACGCCCGTCGGAAGCGAGCAGCGCAGCCTCAACGAAGCCGTCAAGCGCGACATCGATACCTCATCGCAGCGCTTCCAGCGCGGCTTTGCCCGCGTCGTGTCGCGCGATGGAATGGTCGGCATCGAGAACGGCGTGCTGCGCGGCGACCAGATCGGTGCGACTTTCCAGGGCGTGGTGCGCGACCGCAAGGGCAATATGGACATGACCGGCACTTTCATGCCGGCCTACGGCCTCAACCGGCTCTTTGCCGAACTGCCGCTGATCGGCGTCATCCTCGGCAATGGCAGCGACCGCGGCCTGATCGGCATTACCTTCAAACTCACCGGCAAGTTCGACCAGCCGAACCTGCAGATCAACCCGCTGTCGATCATCGCGCCGGGTGTCTTCCGGCAGATTTTTGAATTCCAGTAG
- a CDS encoding peroxiredoxin — MAVPGIGATAPDFNLPRDGGGRVSLAEFQGRPLVLFFYPKDDTTGCTAESLAFTALASEFEAAGAAVIGMSPDSAACHDKFIRKHRLSMALASDEEKTTLQAYGVWKEKSMYGRNFMGVERTTFLIRQDGTIATIWQKVKVQGHAETVLEAVRNLAA, encoded by the coding sequence ATGGCGGTTCCCGGCATCGGCGCCACGGCTCCTGATTTCAATCTTCCCCGCGATGGCGGCGGCCGCGTCTCGCTGGCCGAATTCCAGGGCAGGCCGCTCGTCCTGTTCTTCTACCCCAAGGACGACACGACAGGCTGCACCGCAGAATCACTGGCTTTCACCGCATTGGCAAGCGAGTTCGAGGCGGCTGGTGCCGCCGTCATCGGCATGTCGCCCGATTCGGCCGCCTGCCACGACAAGTTCATCAGGAAGCACCGCCTTTCGATGGCGCTGGCCTCGGACGAGGAAAAGACCACGCTGCAGGCCTATGGCGTCTGGAAGGAAAAGAGCATGTACGGCCGCAACTTCATGGGCGTCGAGCGTACCACCTTCCTGATCCGCCAGGACGGCACGATCGCCACCATCTGGCAGAAGGTGAAGGTGCAGGGCCATGCCGAAACCGTGCTCGAGGCCGTGCGGAATCTGGCGGCGTGA
- a CDS encoding ferritin-like domain-containing protein produces the protein MTGNLTITSLRGGAIDAIRSADLDRKTALAQESATRWFERRVSLRSPLDAALPDRPGRPEKPVLTPPTRVEKRSLHTLKGRIALLHAIAHIELNAVDLALDIVARFATEQVPNSFFDGWMQVAFEEAKHFRMVRTRLNDLGADYGDLPAHDGLWQAAHSTRKDLTARLAVVPLILEARGLDVTPSLQAKMRQTGDLESAAVLDVIYNDEKGHVAVGAKWFRFLCAREKRDPAKAFQELVRANFRGPLKPPFNDLARAEAGLTPSFYRSLASISHA, from the coding sequence GTGACCGGCAACCTGACAATAACGTCGCTGCGTGGCGGCGCCATCGATGCCATCCGCTCCGCCGATCTCGACCGCAAGACGGCGCTTGCGCAGGAAAGCGCCACCCGCTGGTTCGAACGCCGGGTGTCGTTGCGCTCGCCGCTCGATGCCGCTTTGCCGGACAGGCCCGGCCGCCCTGAAAAGCCGGTTCTGACGCCGCCGACCCGGGTGGAGAAACGTTCGCTGCATACGCTGAAAGGCCGGATCGCCCTGCTCCATGCCATCGCCCACATCGAGCTCAATGCGGTCGATCTGGCGCTCGATATCGTCGCGCGTTTCGCAACGGAACAGGTGCCGAATTCCTTCTTCGACGGCTGGATGCAGGTTGCCTTCGAGGAGGCGAAACATTTCCGCATGGTGCGCACCCGCCTCAACGATCTCGGCGCCGATTACGGCGATCTTCCCGCCCATGACGGGCTGTGGCAGGCCGCTCATTCGACGCGCAAAGACCTCACCGCAAGGCTCGCCGTCGTGCCGCTGATTCTCGAAGCCCGCGGCCTCGACGTCACGCCGTCGCTGCAGGCAAAGATGCGCCAGACCGGCGATCTCGAAAGTGCTGCGGTCCTCGACGTCATCTACAACGACGAGAAAGGCCATGTCGCCGTCGGCGCCAAATGGTTTCGCTTCCTTTGCGCGCGGGAGAAGCGCGACCCGGCAAAAGCCTTCCAGGAGCTGGTGCGCGCCAATTTCCGCGGGCCGCTGAAGCCGCCCTTCAATGACCTCGCCCGCGCCGAGGCGGGGCTGACCCCGTCTTTCTACCGCTCGCTCGCATCGATCAGCCACGCTTGA
- a CDS encoding peptidoglycan DD-metalloendopeptidase family protein gives MNSGHQHRVFGRRAQEHILILASGDKVRHMTVRPWMAAVAFCFVGVFSIGYLLATSYLVLRDDLIGATMARQARMQHDYEDRIAALRAQVDRITSRQLLDQQVVEDKVDKLMEQQMALTSRHGKLDNLLDRAESSGLTEKDGAAPAPSSPIQSYAPDIKDKRASLGGGGIEAIEKQLASGAPADATPDNSTLAYVPSAETVGDRADRIFSNVTLSLKGVEQDQRNRVEQLTSDAGNAANAIATVLTRFKIPTPAETAAEKDDDAVGGPYVEPESNDDFNNSLVALDSALTRLEAVRSTAESLPFRNPAIGKEVTSPFGNRRDPFLGRLALHSGIDFRFAPGERIRPTAPGKVIAAGWTGGYGNMVEVDHGNGISTRYGHMSEVLVKVGDTVDRNDVIGLAGSTGRSTGTHLHYEVRQDGHAVDPVYFMNAGLKLATYIK, from the coding sequence GTGAACAGCGGACATCAGCACCGGGTATTCGGCAGGCGAGCGCAGGAACACATCCTGATCCTGGCAAGCGGCGACAAGGTCCGCCACATGACGGTGCGGCCGTGGATGGCAGCGGTGGCCTTCTGCTTCGTCGGCGTCTTTTCGATCGGCTACCTCCTCGCCACCTCCTATCTCGTGCTGCGCGACGATCTGATCGGCGCCACCATGGCGCGGCAAGCCCGCATGCAGCACGACTATGAAGACCGCATCGCCGCGCTGCGTGCTCAGGTCGACCGCATCACCTCCCGCCAGCTTCTCGACCAGCAGGTGGTCGAAGACAAGGTCGACAAGCTGATGGAGCAGCAAATGGCGCTGACCTCGCGCCACGGCAAGCTCGACAATCTGCTCGACCGGGCCGAAAGCTCCGGCCTGACGGAAAAGGACGGCGCTGCGCCTGCCCCGTCTTCCCCCATTCAGTCTTATGCTCCCGATATCAAGGACAAGCGCGCCTCGCTTGGTGGTGGCGGCATCGAGGCAATCGAAAAACAGCTGGCGAGCGGCGCGCCCGCCGATGCGACGCCCGACAACTCGACGCTTGCCTATGTGCCGTCCGCTGAAACCGTCGGCGATCGCGCCGACCGCATCTTCTCCAACGTCACGCTGTCGTTGAAGGGTGTCGAACAGGACCAGCGCAACCGCGTCGAGCAGTTGACGAGCGATGCCGGCAATGCCGCCAACGCCATTGCGACAGTGCTGACCCGCTTCAAAATCCCGACGCCGGCAGAGACCGCTGCTGAGAAGGACGACGACGCCGTCGGCGGCCCATATGTCGAGCCGGAAAGCAACGACGACTTCAACAATTCGCTGGTGGCGCTCGACAGCGCGCTGACGCGGCTCGAAGCGGTGCGCAGCACCGCCGAATCCCTGCCCTTCCGCAATCCCGCCATCGGCAAGGAAGTGACCAGCCCGTTCGGCAATCGCCGTGACCCTTTCCTCGGCCGCCTGGCGCTCCATTCCGGCATCGACTTCCGCTTTGCTCCAGGCGAGAGGATACGCCCGACGGCGCCCGGTAAGGTCATTGCGGCCGGCTGGACCGGCGGCTACGGCAACATGGTCGAAGTCGATCACGGCAACGGTATCTCGACGCGCTACGGGCATATGTCGGAAGTGCTGGTCAAGGTCGGCGACACGGTCGACCGCAATGACGTCATCGGCCTTGCAGGCAGCACCGGCCGCTCGACGGGGACGCATCTGCACTATGAAGTGCGCCAGGACGGCCACGCCGTCGATCCAGTATATTTCATGAATGCCGGCCTTAAACTCGCCACCTATATCAAGTAA
- a CDS encoding DEAD/DEAH box helicase translates to MTTFADLGLSQKVLSAVTDAGYTIPTPIQAGAIPFALERRDICGIAQTGTGKTASFVLPMLSLLEKGRARARMPRTLILEPTRELAAQVAENFEKYGKNHRLNVALLIGGVSFEDQDRKLERGADVLICTPGRLLDHFERGKLLMSGVEILVIDEADRMLDMGFIPDIERIAKMIPFTRQTLFFSATMPPEIQKLADRFLQNPERIEVAKPASAAKTVTQRFVASHGKDYEKRAVLRELVRAQGELKNAIVFCNRKKDVADLFRSLERHGFSVGALHGDMDQRSRTTTLQSFRDGNLQLLVASDVAARGLDIPDVSHVFNFDVPIHSEDYVHRIGRTGRAGRSGAAFTLVTKRDTKFVDAIEKLIGEKIEWLSGDVNSLPPAEESADSERPRRNSRERGAKGERGDRDRGRGRGNRSAAGHKSDNDIQDNDVQVIQAAPVKADIVKHERKAEQKPQNNARNSRPYPANDDSRDRRRHRDHDDGPTPVGFGDDIPAFMLIAGSAKI, encoded by the coding sequence TTGACGACATTCGCTGACCTTGGCTTGAGCCAAAAAGTGCTATCCGCTGTTACCGATGCGGGCTACACGATACCCACGCCTATTCAGGCGGGAGCCATTCCCTTTGCGCTCGAGCGCCGCGATATTTGCGGCATCGCGCAGACGGGCACCGGCAAGACGGCATCCTTCGTTCTGCCGATGCTGTCGCTTCTGGAAAAGGGCCGCGCCCGCGCCCGCATGCCCCGCACGCTGATTCTCGAGCCGACGCGCGAACTCGCCGCCCAGGTCGCCGAGAATTTCGAAAAATACGGCAAGAACCACCGCCTCAACGTTGCCCTTCTGATCGGCGGCGTTTCCTTCGAGGACCAGGACCGCAAGCTCGAGCGCGGCGCCGACGTGCTGATCTGCACACCCGGCCGCCTGCTCGACCATTTCGAGCGCGGCAAGCTGCTGATGAGCGGCGTCGAGATCCTCGTCATCGACGAGGCCGACCGCATGCTCGACATGGGCTTCATTCCCGATATCGAGCGCATCGCCAAGATGATCCCGTTCACCCGCCAGACGCTGTTTTTCTCGGCAACCATGCCGCCGGAGATCCAGAAGCTCGCCGACCGCTTCCTGCAGAATCCCGAGCGCATCGAGGTGGCAAAGCCCGCGTCGGCCGCAAAGACTGTGACCCAGCGCTTCGTCGCCTCGCACGGCAAGGATTACGAGAAGCGCGCCGTTCTGCGTGAACTCGTCCGCGCCCAGGGCGAACTCAAGAACGCCATCGTCTTCTGCAACCGCAAGAAGGATGTCGCCGACCTCTTCCGGTCGCTGGAACGCCACGGCTTCTCCGTCGGCGCCCTGCATGGCGACATGGATCAGCGTTCCCGCACGACGACGCTGCAGAGCTTCCGTGACGGCAACCTTCAGCTCTTGGTTGCCTCCGACGTCGCAGCCCGAGGCCTCGACATTCCCGATGTCAGCCACGTCTTCAATTTCGACGTGCCGATCCATTCCGAGGATTATGTCCATCGCATTGGCCGCACCGGCCGTGCCGGCCGCTCTGGCGCCGCCTTCACGCTCGTCACCAAGCGCGACACCAAATTCGTCGATGCGATCGAAAAGCTGATTGGCGAAAAGATCGAATGGCTGAGCGGCGATGTCAATTCCCTGCCGCCGGCAGAAGAAAGCGCCGACAGCGAGCGCCCGCGGCGCAACAGCCGCGAGCGTGGCGCAAAGGGTGAACGAGGCGACAGGGATCGCGGACGCGGGCGCGGCAATCGCAGCGCTGCGGGTCATAAATCTGATAACGACATACAGGATAATGACGTCCAAGTGATTCAGGCAGCACCAGTAAAGGCCGACATCGTGAAGCACGAGCGCAAAGCAGAGCAGAAGCCGCAAAACAATGCGCGCAACAGCCGGCCTTATCCGGCAAACGACGACAGCCGCGACCGCCGCCGCCATCGCGACCATGATGACGGCCCGACCCCGGTCGGCTTCGGCGACGATATCCCCGCCTTCATGCTGATCGCCGGCAGCGCCAAGATTTGA
- a CDS encoding NUDIX domain-containing protein, whose translation MARPGLDFPGFGVGLVILRDARILLYKRMRAPEAGYWNIVGGKVDHMEPAEQAARREAEEETGLKIGRIERIGMTEQIIDTDRQHWISLLYLARDVEGEPQLTEPDKLSDFGWFPLTDLPEPLSAFTRAAIAALPSAERNE comes from the coding sequence ATGGCCAGGCCCGGTCTCGATTTTCCGGGCTTCGGCGTCGGCCTGGTCATTCTGCGCGACGCCAGGATCCTTCTCTACAAGCGCATGCGCGCGCCTGAAGCCGGCTACTGGAATATCGTCGGCGGCAAGGTCGATCATATGGAGCCGGCCGAGCAAGCCGCGCGCCGAGAGGCCGAAGAAGAAACCGGCCTCAAGATCGGCCGTATCGAGCGCATCGGCATGACCGAGCAGATCATCGATACCGACCGCCAGCACTGGATTTCGCTTCTCTATCTCGCCCGCGATGTCGAGGGCGAGCCGCAATTGACCGAACCGGACAAGCTTTCGGATTTCGGCTGGTTTCCCCTGACGGATTTGCCGGAACCGCTGTCGGCCTTCACCAGGGCGGCGATCGCAGCCTTGCCGTCCGCTGAACGAAACGAATAA
- a CDS encoding TfoX/Sxy family protein, which yields MDNAGIEEMFQGLGPVTVKRMFGGKGIYHLGRIIALEVRDEMLLKADETSAPEFAAAGATQWSYEGKKGKPVKMPYWSIPDEAYDDPDLMAKWVRLAYEASLRAE from the coding sequence ATGGACAATGCCGGGATCGAGGAAATGTTTCAGGGGCTCGGCCCCGTCACGGTCAAGCGCATGTTCGGCGGCAAGGGCATCTATCATCTCGGGCGCATCATCGCGCTCGAAGTGCGGGACGAGATGCTGCTGAAGGCGGACGAGACGAGCGCCCCGGAATTTGCCGCCGCCGGCGCCACGCAGTGGAGCTATGAGGGCAAGAAGGGCAAGCCGGTGAAAATGCCCTACTGGTCGATCCCCGACGAGGCCTATGACGATCCCGATCTGATGGCGAAATGGGTGCGGCTTGCCTATGAAGCGTCGCTTCGCGCCGAATGA
- a CDS encoding flavin reductase, translating to MLNRQHIDPGLYRDAMSRYAGHVQLVTTAMEGMRRGVTITAACSVSDNPASVLICLNNTNPKNEIFFRSGIFVLNTLGRTALADDARFGSARFETLVTGAPVLADALAAFDCRVTDIKEMPTHNVIFGEVAAVRFSEKHPALLYMNRDYHAL from the coding sequence GTGTTGAACAGGCAGCATATCGACCCTGGCCTTTATCGCGATGCCATGAGCCGTTATGCCGGCCATGTGCAGCTCGTGACGACGGCGATGGAAGGCATGCGCCGCGGTGTCACCATCACCGCCGCCTGCTCGGTCTCCGACAATCCCGCCTCTGTGCTGATCTGCCTCAACAACACCAATCCGAAGAACGAGATCTTTTTCCGCAGCGGCATCTTCGTACTCAACACGCTCGGGCGCACGGCGCTTGCCGATGATGCCCGTTTCGGCAGCGCCCGTTTCGAGACGCTGGTTACCGGCGCGCCGGTGCTCGCCGATGCGCTCGCCGCCTTCGATTGCCGGGTGACCGATATCAAGGAAATGCCGACGCACAATGTCATCTTCGGCGAGGTCGCAGCCGTCCGCTTCAGCGAGAAGCACCCGGCGCTCCTCTATATGAACCGGGATTATCACGCGCTGTGA
- a CDS encoding branched-chain amino acid ABC transporter substrate-binding protein, with protein MINLRGIAAFLVLLGAAAQAHAAGVTIGIVAPQNGPLALLGTQIATGTGFEIQQSGNTLVAVNESCEDNSGAAVADALVNANVQIAIGFLCSETLEGALPKLKDAGIPAITVSVRSRILMEDALKNGWPLFRLAPADGTEAAKIIEVILKDWAADPIALIEDGTIHGRELTEAVRNALEQNGLKPVFTDTYRPGQEQQIALVRRLKRAGATRVFIGGDRNDVAVIARDAKAENIPLSILGGDAMRAADQPLPLNTGVRAVALPEYALLQEGAAAAETLRAKGIEPEGYVLPSLAAARIAGQAVEAAAQAGKPLQETLLGTTFQTPVGAVTFNGTHELSQNPYRLLEWRGNGFFPPGAPTQ; from the coding sequence ATGATCAACCTGCGAGGGATAGCAGCCTTTCTGGTGCTGCTGGGAGCGGCGGCGCAAGCCCATGCGGCCGGCGTGACGATCGGCATCGTTGCCCCTCAGAACGGCCCGCTCGCTTTGCTCGGCACCCAGATTGCCACTGGGACCGGTTTCGAGATCCAGCAATCCGGAAATACGCTCGTCGCCGTCAACGAGAGCTGTGAGGACAATAGCGGTGCGGCGGTTGCCGATGCGCTCGTCAATGCCAACGTGCAGATCGCAATCGGCTTTCTCTGCAGCGAGACGCTGGAAGGCGCGCTGCCGAAGCTGAAGGACGCCGGCATCCCCGCCATCACCGTCTCGGTGCGCTCCCGCATCCTGATGGAAGATGCCCTGAAAAACGGCTGGCCGCTTTTCCGCCTGGCGCCCGCCGACGGCACCGAGGCGGCAAAGATCATCGAAGTGATCCTCAAGGACTGGGCGGCCGATCCGATCGCGCTGATCGAGGACGGCACCATTCATGGCCGCGAACTGACGGAAGCGGTGCGCAATGCGCTGGAGCAGAACGGCCTGAAGCCGGTCTTTACCGACACCTACCGGCCGGGACAGGAGCAGCAGATCGCCCTTGTCCGCCGCCTGAAACGGGCTGGCGCCACACGGGTCTTCATCGGCGGCGACCGCAACGATGTCGCCGTCATCGCCCGCGACGCCAAGGCGGAAAACATCCCGCTGTCCATTCTCGGCGGTGACGCCATGCGCGCCGCCGACCAGCCGCTGCCGCTGAATACGGGCGTACGCGCCGTCGCTCTGCCGGAATATGCCCTGCTTCAGGAGGGCGCAGCGGCGGCCGAGACGCTGCGCGCCAAAGGCATCGAGCCGGAAGGTTATGTCCTGCCGTCGCTGGCTGCGGCACGCATTGCCGGCCAGGCGGTGGAAGCCGCCGCTCAAGCGGGCAAGCCCTTGCAGGAGACGCTTCTCGGCACGACATTCCAGACACCTGTCGGCGCTGTGACCTTCAACGGAACGCATGAGCTTTCGCAAAATCCCTACCGCCTGCTCGAATGGCGCGGAAACGGCTTTTTCCCACCCGGCGCGCCGACGCAATAA
- the rpe gene encoding ribulose-phosphate 3-epimerase, translating to MTLPIRIAPSILAADFARLGEEVRDVTAAGADWIHLDVMDGHFVPNISFGPDVIKSLRSYTSATFDCHLMISPVDDYLEAFAKAGCDRITVHAEAGPHLHRSLQTIRNLGKKVGVTINPATPLTAIENVLDDVDLILIMSVNPGFGGQKFIPAMAAKIAAAKSLIGDRPIELQVDGGVTVETAPAIARAGGNVLVAGSAIFKGDTVEDYRKTVADLRQAAEGARK from the coding sequence ATGACGCTGCCCATTCGTATTGCCCCCTCGATCCTCGCGGCGGATTTCGCCAGGCTCGGCGAGGAGGTGCGCGACGTGACGGCCGCCGGCGCCGACTGGATCCATCTCGACGTGATGGACGGCCATTTCGTGCCGAACATCTCCTTCGGCCCTGACGTCATCAAGTCGCTGCGCTCCTATACCTCTGCCACTTTCGACTGCCACCTGATGATCTCGCCGGTCGACGACTATCTCGAAGCCTTCGCCAAGGCCGGCTGCGACCGCATCACCGTGCATGCCGAAGCCGGGCCGCATCTGCACCGCTCGCTGCAGACCATTCGCAATCTCGGCAAGAAGGTCGGGGTCACGATCAATCCGGCCACCCCGCTCACCGCCATCGAGAACGTGCTCGACGATGTCGATCTCATCCTGATCATGTCGGTCAATCCCGGCTTCGGCGGGCAGAAATTCATTCCGGCGATGGCCGCCAAGATCGCCGCCGCGAAATCACTGATCGGTGACAGGCCGATCGAACTTCAGGTGGACGGCGGCGTCACGGTCGAAACGGCCCCGGCGATCGCGCGCGCGGGCGGCAACGTCCTCGTCGCCGGCTCGGCGATTTTCAAGGGCGATACGGTCGAGGATTATCGCAAGACCGTCGCCGATCTGCGTCAGGCAGCCGAAGGGGCACGAAAATGA